A window of the Chlamydiales bacterium genome harbors these coding sequences:
- a CDS encoding AAA family ATPase → MEKYIPRDITDRIKRMLHYFPSVVLVGARQVGKSTLLKTLFPNYSYVLFDPYEDIENARKDPDLFLNNHSTPLILDEVQYAPELISSIKQRIDENRTPGQYILTGSQQWGIMKQTAESLTGRTVIIQLESFALNEIAANRTKNAWLNQWLESPEDFVKNPIRFLQLPISTYEQLWRGFLPETQVLPLDLIQAFHATYQKTYIEKDVRLLANIPDLHQFTRFVRLAAALTAQEINYQEMGRDLGISNETARRWLTLLKEIFEWHEIPAFSMNALKRVSTKPKGYFADTGQVCFSQAISTPNAIGSHPLWGSLFETAVINEIRKQLLSNGDPSILYHFRTHGGAECDLIIEKNGVYYPIEIKSKSHPSKSDTSGLSAFRKTYPHLKIEKGLVICLSKSFYPLSENDYALPWDISL, encoded by the coding sequence ATGGAAAAATATATTCCAAGAGATATCACAGATCGCATAAAACGTATGCTTCACTATTTCCCGAGTGTAGTCCTTGTTGGAGCTCGGCAAGTAGGTAAAAGCACTTTGCTAAAAACTTTATTTCCAAATTACTCTTATGTACTGTTTGATCCCTATGAAGACATTGAAAATGCTAGGAAAGATCCCGATCTCTTTTTAAACAATCATTCAACACCGCTCATTCTTGATGAAGTACAATATGCCCCTGAGTTGATTTCGAGTATCAAACAGCGCATTGATGAAAACAGAACTCCTGGACAATATATCCTCACAGGTTCTCAACAATGGGGTATCATGAAACAGACAGCTGAAAGCTTAACTGGCCGTACTGTCATTATTCAACTAGAATCCTTTGCTCTAAATGAAATTGCAGCGAATAGAACAAAAAACGCATGGCTAAATCAATGGCTTGAATCTCCTGAAGACTTTGTAAAAAATCCCATCCGTTTTTTGCAACTACCCATCTCAACATATGAGCAATTATGGAGAGGGTTTCTTCCCGAAACCCAAGTTCTGCCCCTAGATCTTATTCAAGCTTTTCATGCTACATACCAAAAAACTTATATTGAAAAAGATGTTCGATTATTAGCAAATATACCCGACCTGCATCAATTCACACGATTTGTCCGTCTAGCTGCAGCTCTTACTGCTCAAGAAATAAACTACCAAGAAATGGGGCGCGATTTAGGTATTTCTAATGAAACAGCACGCAGATGGCTCACTCTATTAAAAGAAATTTTCGAGTGGCATGAAATTCCTGCCTTTTCCATGAACGCACTCAAAAGGGTCAGTACAAAGCCCAAAGGATATTTTGCTGACACAGGCCAAGTATGCTTTTCCCAAGCTATCAGCACACCCAATGCTATTGGTTCACATCCTTTGTGGGGCTCTCTTTTTGAAACGGCTGTTATCAACGAAATCCGCAAACAATTATTATCTAATGGAGACCCTTCTATTCTCTATCATTTTAGAACCCATGGAGGTGCTGAATGTGACCTCATTATTGAAAAAAATGGTGTGTACTATCCTATAGAAATAAAATCTAAGTCTCATCCTTCTAAAAGCGATACAAGTGGTCTATCAGCATTTAGAAAAACATATCCCCATCTTAAAATAGAGAAAGGATTGGTTATTTGCCTCTCCAAATCTTTTTATCCACTTTCCGAAAATGATTACGCTCTTCCTTGGGACATTAGTCTTTAA
- the alaS gene encoding alanine--tRNA ligase codes for MNHKLHETDRIRQDFLNYFKKNGHAIIPSSPVIPHDDPTLLFINAGMNQFKDVFLGKTVRDYKRAATSQKCIRAGGKHNDLDNVGHTTRHLTFFEMLGNFSFGDYFKEQAIQFAFEVSTEVFQFDASNIYATVFREDNEAFELWKRFLPENRIFRMNEDTNFWAMGDTGPCGPCSELLYDRGSSFGSAKNPIEDTSGERFLEFWNLVFMQNNKTNSGQLEVLPKQSIDTGAGLERVVGLKMGVNSIFATDILRTIIASVENLSGIRYENEHAPLAPAFHVIADHLRSISFAIADGAQPSNVERGYVLRKILRRAVRYGRILKFEEPFLAKVLPTLIDTMADTYKELKQAENRIAEILSQEEEAFFRTLKRGGNLLNQVIVQATEKDHMISGDDAFKLKDTYGLPVEEILLIAKDNHLDVDLSRYQHLEKEAKLRSKATQKTNEVTLSENFFEELANKGTSSSFEGFTNVSLEATVMAILSDKQLVSLANEGDKVSLILDKTPFYAEKGGQVGDTGSIKGSSFSFSVEDCKSPYPQIILHKGLVISGSVKVGDKISAHVDPLRREKIQNNHTATHLLHWALHKVCGEHIKQAGSLVDDARLRFDFNHHKALTLQELQSIEDLVNEKIRSNTRIETYEIGYDEAQKKQEIKQFFGDKYGQLVRVVDIDYSKELCGGTHTNFSGNIGYFRIIKESSIAAGVRRIEAVTGKEAENYAKEQECSLINVANLLKVPSTQVVEKMEKIVEENRELHQSIKAMKQVLLQRAANALLAQQELIDTISFVGASITVAQNELKDLAEIILKELKRGVVLLAVPEENKCLLVMRISSDLVKEGLDANKLVKELGGIIDGIGGGRPDSAQCGGRLPEKLPEVFAFVKKRLKK; via the coding sequence ATGAATCATAAGCTTCATGAAACAGATCGAATCAGGCAAGATTTTTTAAATTATTTTAAAAAGAACGGCCATGCCATTATCCCTTCTTCGCCTGTTATCCCTCATGATGATCCAACTCTTCTCTTTATCAATGCAGGGATGAACCAATTTAAAGATGTCTTCCTTGGAAAAACCGTAAGGGACTACAAGCGCGCTGCAACAAGCCAAAAGTGCATCCGAGCAGGTGGCAAACATAATGATTTAGATAACGTAGGCCATACAACAAGGCATCTAACTTTTTTTGAAATGCTTGGAAATTTTTCCTTTGGCGACTACTTTAAAGAGCAAGCAATCCAATTTGCATTCGAGGTCTCAACAGAAGTATTTCAGTTTGATGCCTCCAATATCTACGCCACCGTCTTCAGAGAGGATAATGAAGCGTTCGAGCTCTGGAAAAGATTTTTACCGGAAAATAGAATCTTTCGCATGAATGAGGATACAAACTTTTGGGCAATGGGAGATACAGGCCCTTGTGGTCCTTGCTCAGAACTGCTCTACGACAGAGGATCATCCTTTGGTTCTGCTAAAAACCCCATTGAAGACACAAGCGGAGAGCGTTTTTTAGAATTTTGGAATCTTGTTTTCATGCAAAACAACAAAACAAATTCTGGACAATTAGAAGTTCTTCCAAAACAATCTATCGACACAGGTGCTGGCCTTGAGCGCGTTGTTGGCCTTAAAATGGGTGTAAACTCCATTTTTGCAACAGATATTTTACGCACCATCATTGCATCTGTCGAAAATCTATCCGGCATTCGCTATGAAAATGAACATGCACCACTTGCTCCTGCTTTCCATGTCATTGCAGACCACTTGCGATCAATCTCTTTTGCTATCGCTGATGGCGCTCAACCAAGCAATGTAGAGCGAGGTTATGTTCTTCGAAAAATATTGAGAAGAGCTGTTCGTTATGGACGTATCTTAAAATTTGAAGAGCCTTTCCTTGCAAAAGTACTGCCTACTCTCATTGACACTATGGCAGATACATATAAAGAGCTCAAACAAGCAGAAAATCGCATTGCAGAAATTCTTTCACAAGAAGAAGAAGCTTTTTTCCGCACCCTAAAGCGAGGAGGCAATCTTTTAAATCAGGTCATTGTACAGGCAACAGAAAAGGATCATATGATCAGTGGTGATGATGCTTTTAAATTAAAAGACACCTATGGACTTCCTGTAGAAGAAATTTTACTTATCGCAAAAGACAACCACCTTGATGTCGATTTGAGTCGCTATCAACACCTAGAAAAAGAAGCTAAATTACGCTCCAAAGCAACTCAAAAAACAAATGAAGTCACACTCTCTGAAAACTTCTTTGAAGAACTTGCAAACAAGGGCACATCTTCCTCTTTTGAGGGATTTACAAATGTATCTCTTGAAGCCACAGTCATGGCCATACTTTCTGACAAACAACTTGTATCTCTTGCAAATGAGGGTGACAAGGTTTCTCTCATTTTAGACAAAACACCTTTTTATGCAGAAAAAGGTGGGCAAGTAGGAGATACAGGAAGCATAAAAGGCTCATCTTTCTCTTTTTCTGTAGAGGATTGTAAATCGCCCTATCCACAAATTATCCTCCACAAAGGCCTTGTTATAAGTGGATCTGTGAAAGTTGGCGACAAAATCTCTGCTCACGTGGATCCTTTACGCCGTGAAAAAATTCAAAATAATCATACAGCAACACACCTCTTACATTGGGCTCTACACAAAGTTTGTGGTGAGCATATCAAGCAAGCTGGTTCTTTAGTGGACGATGCACGCCTTCGCTTCGATTTTAACCACCATAAAGCACTGACTCTCCAAGAACTGCAATCCATTGAAGATCTTGTCAACGAAAAAATCCGCAGCAATACCCGCATTGAAACTTATGAAATAGGTTATGATGAAGCGCAAAAAAAACAAGAAATCAAGCAATTTTTTGGAGATAAATATGGCCAACTAGTACGTGTTGTAGACATTGATTATTCTAAAGAACTTTGTGGAGGCACCCACACAAACTTTTCTGGAAATATTGGTTATTTTCGCATTATCAAAGAAAGTAGTATTGCAGCAGGAGTTCGACGCATTGAAGCTGTCACTGGTAAAGAGGCTGAAAACTATGCAAAAGAACAGGAATGTTCTCTTATAAATGTAGCTAACCTCTTAAAAGTTCCCTCTACACAAGTTGTAGAAAAGATGGAAAAAATTGTAGAAGAAAACAGAGAACTTCATCAAAGCATAAAAGCTATGAAACAAGTGCTTTTACAAAGAGCAGCAAATGCACTTCTTGCACAACAAGAACTTATCGATACAATTTCTTTTGTAGGAGCCTCCATTACAGTTGCTCAAAATGAACTCAAAGACCTTGCTGAGATCATTTTAAAAGAATTAAAAAGAGGTGTTGTACTTCTTGCTGTTCCAGAAGAGAATAAATGCTTACTTGTCATGCGTATTTCTTCCGATCTTGTTAAGGAAGGTCTTGATGCAAACAAGCTTGTAAAAGAACTTGGAGGCATTATCGACGGTATTGGCGGAGGAAGACCCGATAGTGCTCAATGTGGTGGTAGGTTACCAGAGAAACTACCAGAAGTTTTTGCCTTTGTCAAAAAACGTCTAAAAAAATAG
- a CDS encoding type II secretion system protein, producing the protein MKKRKSAVTMIEIMIVIFLIGIIGGVLAYNFKGSLDKGKEFKSKEGADRIHNILMLAVAEGTDIEEVKKDWEAFVRKSPLAGRPEDLIKDGWGKPYTVTVEGDDIKVNNSKTVVVSS; encoded by the coding sequence ATGAAAAAAAGAAAAAGTGCTGTAACAATGATAGAGATCATGATTGTGATATTTTTGATTGGAATCATTGGTGGTGTTTTAGCTTATAACTTTAAAGGAAGTTTAGATAAGGGAAAAGAGTTTAAAAGCAAAGAGGGTGCAGATCGGATACATAACATATTGATGCTTGCTGTTGCAGAGGGTACAGATATTGAAGAAGTTAAAAAAGATTGGGAGGCTTTTGTTAGGAAATCCCCTCTTGCTGGTAGGCCAGAGGATCTAATAAAGGATGGTTGGGGAAAACCCTACACGGTTACAGTGGAGGGAGATGACATCAAAGTCAATAATTCCAAGACAGTAGTAGTAAGTAGCTAA
- the mfd gene encoding transcription-repair coupling factor: MKGINFLKSKKLQEFAAILKEGNDIVIEGLWDTPKALLATIARESTQKNILILTTGTTESHLIQDFAYLIEEGGLLEIPSWETLPTEEIAPSPDVVGERTLALKNLLHQKNASIVVCPLQSALQKVLEKKALSHLLIHLKVGSEQSFKGFPTKLLEMGYEQFPVANDKGQFAIRGGILDIFPVSSPDPFRIEFFEDVIESIRIYDPIGQKSIQKISHVEITPANEKLLLQKNKTVSLLDYLGKGTLILMDDLHALEDKAIQIAPSTTSHTFASFKNFLTESKSLQKIFITKSTLEELTEVSLLEKQAKAYSDNASATKIAFSMFGEDYTALRWRHPFVTFTDLLFTEDEDISQEALFFKLNEFKSKDIELTVLSDTENDEATFRKKIDADKILLPSKTHFQRGYLSSGFYIKDANLAIFPLTELFHRYKIRRQKNRSTFHTPPSELLELEPGDLVVHFHNGIGKYLGIEKKPNHNGIETEFLVIEYAEKTKLYVPIHNAYLINKYIGTSDALPTLHSINNTKWKALKAKTEGLILGYAQKLLVLYAERSQNKGFAFKEDSLDMHLFEQDFPYIETEDQKTAIAKLKQEMTSTKCMDLLICGDVGYGKTEVAMRGAFKAVIDGSKQVAVLVPTTLLAMQHFESFTERFRNFPVRIGVLSRFRTQKQIKETLKELQKGTLDIVIGTHRLISKDVHFKDLGLIIIDEEQRFGVKAKEHLKTIKTGVDCLTLSATPIPRTLYMSLVGARDMAVISTPPQDRLPIKTILAKNEDSIIQTALMRELARDGQAYIIHNRVESIFDVKARISKLLPEARILVAHGQMSADEIDITFHTFKMGNADILIATTIIESGIDIPNANTILIDRADKFGLSDLYQLRGRVGRWNRRAYCYFLTQQKHALSEIANKRLIALSQISGYGGGMRLAMRDLEIRGSGDLIGTEQSGHVSSIGFHLYCKLLRRTMNSLQGKGNTQVDVKLEFPQDARFTDEYISETHLRMELYQRLGELSSLEEVDELFNEIQDRFGKLPIQAVWLYHFSRIRMIASKNNIASLKLQSMTLTIEKQIKNKTETRTVIFSAPKTAEAFEKKIIEIIS; encoded by the coding sequence ATGAAAGGTATTAACTTTCTAAAAAGCAAAAAGCTTCAAGAGTTTGCAGCGATTCTAAAAGAAGGCAATGACATTGTCATTGAAGGCTTATGGGATACTCCAAAAGCTCTTCTTGCAACCATTGCCCGCGAATCTACGCAAAAAAATATCCTTATATTAACAACTGGCACAACAGAATCTCACCTGATACAAGACTTTGCCTACCTGATAGAAGAAGGGGGTTTGTTGGAAATTCCCTCCTGGGAGACTCTTCCAACAGAAGAGATTGCACCAAGCCCCGATGTTGTAGGAGAGCGCACACTTGCCCTTAAAAACCTTCTTCATCAAAAAAATGCCTCTATTGTTGTCTGTCCATTGCAATCGGCTCTACAAAAGGTATTAGAAAAAAAAGCATTATCTCATCTACTCATTCATCTAAAAGTAGGCTCTGAGCAATCTTTTAAAGGATTTCCTACAAAGCTTCTTGAAATGGGCTACGAACAATTCCCTGTTGCTAACGACAAGGGGCAATTTGCCATTCGAGGAGGCATATTAGATATCTTTCCCGTCTCATCACCAGATCCCTTTCGTATCGAATTCTTTGAAGATGTGATCGAATCCATTCGAATCTATGATCCTATCGGCCAAAAGTCGATACAAAAGATTAGTCATGTCGAAATTACCCCTGCAAATGAAAAGTTACTTTTGCAAAAAAACAAGACAGTATCTCTTCTAGACTACCTTGGAAAGGGCACTCTCATTTTAATGGATGATTTACACGCTCTGGAAGATAAAGCCATTCAAATAGCACCAAGCACAACATCTCATACTTTTGCGTCCTTTAAAAACTTTTTAACAGAGAGCAAATCCCTTCAGAAAATCTTTATCACAAAAAGCACCCTAGAAGAATTAACTGAAGTGTCTCTCTTAGAAAAGCAGGCAAAAGCCTACTCTGATAATGCTTCTGCTACAAAAATTGCTTTTTCTATGTTTGGAGAGGATTATACAGCCCTTCGTTGGAGACACCCCTTTGTAACATTTACAGACCTTCTTTTTACAGAAGATGAAGACATTTCGCAAGAGGCTCTCTTCTTCAAGCTTAATGAATTTAAAAGTAAAGATATCGAACTTACTGTTCTTTCGGACACAGAAAATGACGAAGCTACTTTTAGAAAAAAGATAGATGCAGACAAGATTTTACTTCCAAGCAAGACACATTTTCAAAGAGGGTACCTATCTTCTGGATTTTATATTAAAGATGCAAATCTTGCCATCTTCCCTCTGACAGAACTTTTTCATCGCTATAAAATAAGAAGGCAAAAAAATAGAAGTACATTCCATACACCTCCATCAGAGCTTTTAGAATTGGAGCCAGGAGACCTTGTTGTCCACTTTCACAATGGAATTGGAAAATATCTTGGAATTGAAAAAAAACCCAACCACAATGGCATTGAAACAGAATTTCTTGTCATCGAATACGCTGAAAAAACAAAACTCTATGTTCCTATACATAACGCTTATCTTATCAATAAATACATTGGAACAAGTGATGCTCTTCCAACACTTCACTCCATCAATAACACTAAGTGGAAAGCTCTCAAAGCAAAAACGGAGGGATTGATTCTTGGGTATGCTCAAAAGCTTCTTGTCTTGTATGCAGAAAGATCTCAAAACAAAGGATTTGCCTTCAAGGAAGATAGCCTTGATATGCATCTTTTTGAGCAAGATTTTCCCTACATTGAAACAGAAGACCAAAAAACTGCCATCGCAAAGTTAAAGCAAGAAATGACCTCTACAAAGTGCATGGATCTACTTATTTGCGGAGATGTTGGCTATGGGAAAACAGAAGTTGCCATGAGAGGTGCTTTTAAAGCAGTAATTGATGGCTCAAAACAAGTTGCTGTACTTGTTCCAACCACTTTGCTTGCCATGCAACACTTTGAAAGTTTTACAGAACGTTTTCGCAATTTTCCAGTACGCATTGGCGTATTATCTCGCTTTCGCACGCAAAAACAGATCAAAGAAACCCTCAAGGAGCTACAGAAAGGCACTCTTGATATTGTAATTGGTACACACAGACTGATTAGTAAAGATGTGCACTTTAAAGATTTAGGTCTCATCATCATCGATGAAGAGCAGCGCTTTGGGGTAAAAGCAAAAGAGCATCTAAAAACCATTAAAACTGGTGTTGACTGCTTAACGCTCTCTGCAACACCCATTCCACGCACGCTTTATATGTCTTTGGTAGGAGCACGTGATATGGCTGTAATCAGCACACCTCCTCAAGACCGCTTGCCTATCAAAACCATACTCGCCAAAAATGAAGATAGCATCATTCAAACAGCCCTTATGAGGGAGCTTGCAAGGGATGGACAAGCATATATCATCCACAACCGTGTAGAATCCATCTTTGATGTAAAGGCGCGCATTTCCAAACTGCTCCCAGAAGCGCGCATACTAGTTGCTCACGGGCAAATGTCTGCTGACGAAATTGATATTACTTTCCATACATTCAAAATGGGTAATGCAGACATCTTAATTGCTACAACTATTATAGAAAGTGGTATTGATATTCCTAATGCCAATACAATTTTAATTGATAGAGCAGACAAATTTGGTTTGAGTGACTTATACCAACTACGAGGAAGGGTTGGCAGATGGAATAGGCGTGCTTATTGCTATTTTTTAACACAACAAAAACACGCTCTTTCAGAAATTGCAAACAAGCGCCTAATTGCCCTATCTCAGATCAGTGGCTATGGAGGAGGCATGCGCCTTGCAATGAGGGACTTAGAAATTAGGGGCTCTGGCGACCTTATTGGCACTGAACAATCGGGACATGTGTCTAGCATCGGCTTTCATCTCTACTGCAAACTTTTAAGGCGTACAATGAACTCTTTACAAGGAAAAGGGAATACTCAAGTTGATGTTAAGTTAGAATTTCCACAAGATGCGCGATTTACAGATGAATATATCAGCGAAACACATCTTCGTATGGAGCTTTATCAGCGCTTAGGAGAACTCTCCTCCCTAGAAGAAGTTGATGAATTATTCAACGAAATTCAAGATAGGTTTGGCAAACTACCCATTCAAGCTGTGTGGCTTTACCACTTTAGTAGAATCCGCATGATTGCATCTAAAAACAACATAGCCTCACTGAAGCTTCAGTCGATGACACTTACAATAGAAAAACAGATAAAAAACAAAACCGAAACACGAACAGTGATCTTTTCAGCCCCTAAAACGGCAGAAGCCTTTGAAAAAAAGATTATTGAAATAATCTCTTAA
- a CDS encoding type II secretion system F family protein, with amino-acid sequence MPVFNYFAVDAEGKECSGAIDAHTERDVRSVLRLQGLVLTKLKQVKREAFVRFTKLELLTFTQQLRQLLEAGLPLYDSLVTLEGQFKDKKWHRLLLGLCEHIQRGSSFSNALEQYTHLFDRTYIAMVRAGELSGSLSSIFVEICAYLEKQLKLQKQIINSLIYPMILLGFASIVIMLLLFFVIPSIEALFESKELEGLTYVVLQASLFARNYGDVSLLFLALVISFIFWKKRAIKQSRITYELILRIPMLKMIFVRVALARFFRTLATLQKGGVSLLEALFMSREVMNFPPLEKVVADAQEKIVEGSKLSIELKKSSLIPPLVYRMLAVGEECGSSVVTYQKMAEMYEEEVEKNIARYTAIAQPIILIFMGAVVGIVMLAVLLPLTDTSILMGE; translated from the coding sequence ATGCCGGTATTTAACTATTTTGCAGTAGATGCAGAAGGTAAAGAGTGTTCTGGTGCGATAGATGCGCATACAGAGAGAGATGTAAGAAGCGTGCTTCGCTTGCAAGGCCTTGTGTTAACTAAGCTTAAGCAAGTGAAAAGAGAAGCTTTTGTGCGCTTTACTAAGTTAGAGCTTTTAACGTTTACACAACAACTAAGGCAACTGCTTGAGGCGGGACTTCCTCTGTACGATAGCCTTGTTACTTTAGAAGGGCAGTTTAAGGATAAAAAATGGCATCGTCTTCTTTTGGGCCTTTGTGAACATATTCAAAGAGGATCATCTTTTTCAAATGCCCTAGAACAATATACACATTTATTTGATAGAACCTATATTGCTATGGTAAGAGCTGGCGAGTTAAGCGGTTCGCTGTCTTCTATATTTGTAGAAATTTGTGCTTATTTAGAAAAACAATTGAAGTTGCAAAAACAAATTATAAATTCTCTTATTTATCCCATGATTCTTTTGGGGTTTGCCTCTATTGTGATTATGCTATTGCTCTTTTTTGTTATCCCCTCGATAGAAGCGCTTTTTGAATCTAAAGAACTTGAGGGACTCACCTATGTTGTTTTACAGGCAAGTCTTTTTGCAAGAAATTATGGGGATGTGAGTTTATTGTTTTTGGCATTAGTTATTTCATTTATTTTCTGGAAGAAAAGAGCAATTAAGCAATCAAGAATCACGTATGAGCTTATCTTAAGAATCCCTATGTTGAAGATGATATTTGTAAGAGTTGCCCTTGCAAGGTTTTTTAGAACGCTTGCAACTCTTCAAAAAGGTGGCGTGAGCCTTTTAGAAGCGCTTTTTATGAGTCGAGAAGTCATGAATTTTCCTCCTCTTGAAAAAGTTGTTGCAGATGCGCAAGAAAAGATTGTAGAGGGCAGTAAGTTAAGTATAGAGCTTAAAAAATCCTCTCTTATCCCTCCACTTGTATACAGGATGCTTGCTGTTGGAGAGGAGTGTGGCAGTAGTGTTGTTACGTATCAGAAAATGGCTGAAATGTATGAAGAAGAAGTAGAAAAAAATATTGCTCGTTATACAGCGATAGCTCAGCCGATTATTTTAATTTTTATGGGAGCTGTTGTTGGAATTGTTATGCTGGCAGTCCTTTTGCCACTGACAGATACGAGCATCTTAATGGGAGAATAG
- a CDS encoding DUF1494 domain-containing protein — MKKNSITLIEVLITLSLFALLSTMLFSNYLQSVFFTQESERSKKITTEQMWAYHRISTTLGALEIDEKDILFFTDKKGALVFSFDNGIDKNPSYSGKVKGTLSFKDKALYLNTRPLSQRSGGRTEVLLESVESCEFEFYTPPAQTFLPVNTETINKDILPPLGYSYEWLKDFKTIPQSVKIIVVQNVNGCLIKLSFPVLLSAPVICVRKS, encoded by the coding sequence ATGAAAAAAAATAGCATAACTTTAATTGAAGTGCTCATCACTTTGAGTTTATTTGCTTTGCTCTCTACAATGCTGTTCTCAAATTATCTGCAGTCTGTATTTTTTACTCAAGAAAGTGAGCGTTCTAAGAAGATTACTACAGAACAGATGTGGGCATATCACAGGATTTCTACGACGCTTGGTGCTTTAGAAATCGATGAGAAAGATATATTATTTTTTACAGATAAAAAGGGGGCACTTGTATTTTCTTTTGATAATGGTATCGATAAAAATCCAAGTTATTCAGGAAAAGTAAAGGGTACGCTCTCTTTTAAAGATAAAGCTCTCTATTTGAATACAAGACCGCTTTCACAGAGAAGTGGAGGGAGAACAGAAGTACTTCTTGAATCTGTTGAATCATGTGAGTTCGAGTTTTACACGCCCCCTGCACAAACATTTTTACCGGTGAATACAGAGACTATCAATAAAGATATTCTACCCCCCTTAGGTTATTCTTATGAGTGGCTTAAAGACTTTAAAACTATTCCTCAAAGTGTAAAAATTATTGTCGTTCAAAATGTAAATGGATGCTTAATTAAATTGTCATTTCCTGTTCTTTTATCTGCGCCTGTAATTTGTGTGAGGAAAAGTTAG